From the genome of Ptychodera flava strain L36383 chromosome 22, AS_Pfla_20210202, whole genome shotgun sequence, one region includes:
- the LOC139122342 gene encoding neuronal acetylcholine receptor subunit alpha-10-like gives MSKMDTHLLISILVTRFLVCQSGNTTNPSDSYQHKLVDSLLTNYDKNVRPVKHVATPTLALFGISLTQIIDLTWNDEFLNWNTSEYDGIEYTYIPVSNIWKPDIVLYNNIKGYQVDDVYAVVFSNGSVTYRLNDVTRTSCALNLLYFPFDRQHCKLNFGSWAHNIEHINVLPGFKANDTSSYVKNGEWVLISLIVEYRLEYYQRLDEPFSILTFTMTLQRIPQYYTFNLLIPSLILSMLILLAFCLPPESGEKIALSITNLLALVVFQQLVMQMMPPSSDTTPYLAYYFLAMIAITAVSCAMTVWVLSLAHHNINPRPVPRWARRLVFGCLQTCLCMGKSTCRKRCREDRKDNVDGSERRHSVELEEVIQPEESNSACETERHTADNGVQRPIYSRQNFSMRTARNIESILDYAKYFSSRCQEKDALDAIILEWKQLSHHFTILSGLVGYFKEKDQRGNLARVRATQSGYPVRVLSVPWII, from the exons ATGTCCAAGATGGATACTCATCTATTAATATCAATACTTGTCACAAGATTTTTGGTGTGTCAGTCTGGCAATACGACGAACCCaa GTGACAGCTATCAGCATAAACTAGTTGACTCGCTGTTAACAAACTATGATAAAAATGTTCGGCCTGTGAAACACGTAGCTACACCGACCTTGGCTTTATTTGGCATTTCGCTGACACAAATCATCGATTTG ACTTGGAATGACGAATTTCTGAATTGGAACACGTCCGAATACGATGGCATTGAATATACCTACATTCCAGTGTCGAATATATGGAAGCCAGATATCGTTCTGTACAACAA TATAAAGGGGTATCAGGTCGATGACGTGTACGCCGTGGTCTTTTCAAATGGCTCTGTCACATACAGGCTCAATGACGTCACAAGGACCAGTTGTGCATTGAATCTTCTCTATTTTCCCTTCGACCGTCAGCATTGTAAGTTGAACTTTGGCTCATGGGCGCATAATATTGAACATATAAACGTCCTACCCGGATTCAAAGCCAACGATACGTCTTCTTACGTGAAAAATGGCGAGTGGGTGCTGATAAGCTTGATTGTAGAGTACCGACTGGAGTATTATCAACGACTTGACGAGCCGTTCAGTATCTTGACCTTCACGATGACCTTACAGCGAATTCCGCAATACTACACATTTAATCTGTTAATCCCAAGCCTCATACTTTCCATGCTGATATTGCTGGCGTTTTGTCTGCCGCCTGAATCGGGAGAGAAAATTGCACTTTCCATCACCAATCTCCTCGCACTGGTTGTCTTCCAACAACTCGTTATGCAAATGATGCCACCGTCATCCGACACAACCCCGTATTTAG CGTACTACTTTCTGGCGATGATCGCAATTACGGCCGTCTCATGTGCCATGACTGTTTGGGTATTGTCACTGGCTCATCACAATATCAATCCGCGGCCAGTTCCCCGATGGGCTCGGCGACTTGTCTTCGGTTGTCTACAGACCTGCCTCTGTATGGGAAAGAGTACTTGTCGAAAACGCTGCCGTGAGGACCGCAAGGACAACGTTGACGGAAGTGAGCGACGCCACTCGGTGGAATTGGAAGAAGTGATCCAGCCTGAAGAATCTAACTCGGCATGTGAAACTGAGAGACATACAGCGGACAACGGGGTTCAGCGACCGATTTACAGCCGTCAAAACTTCTCCATGCGCACTGCGAGAAACATTGAAAGTATACTCGACTACGCAAAGTACTTCTCATCAAGATGCCAAGAGAAAGATGCTTTGGATGCTATTATTTTGGAATGGAAACAGCTGTCTC ATCATTTCACCATCTTGTCTGGACTGGTTGGTTACTTCAAGGAAAAG GATCAGCGTGGAAACTTAGCCAGAGTACGAGCCACTCAGAGTGGATACCCAGTGCGTGTCCTCAGTGTGCCGTGGATaatatga